Proteins from one Triticum aestivum cultivar Chinese Spring chromosome 7A, IWGSC CS RefSeq v2.1, whole genome shotgun sequence genomic window:
- the LOC123147933 gene encoding 30S ribosomal protein S31, chloroplastic, which translates to MALLALQGMAMSTAAFPSHHHGVVSSSSFGLSATVSLSRSRTSHAATAVSAPLTSVLDVYCGRGDRKTKRGKRFSHSYGNARPRNKKKGTGPARLYAPPAPPRKDQFEDGEIIAIEIDDDIMERMD; encoded by the exons ATGGCGCTCCTCGCCCTCCAGGGCATGGCCATGTCCACGGCCGCCTTCCCCTCCCACCACCACGGCGTcgtatcctcctcctccttcgggcTCTCAGCCACCGTTTCGCTCTCCCGCTCCCGCACCAgccacgccgccaccgccgtctCGGCTCCTCTCACATCAGTTCTTGATG TCTACTGTGGAAGAGGGGACAGAAAGACAAAGAGAGGCAAAAGGTTCAGCCACTCATATGGAAAT GCACGACCCCGTAACAAGAAGAAGGGAACAGGCCCAGCACGGCTTTACGCCCCTCCCGCGCCTCCTAGGAAGGATCAGTTTGAAGACGGGGAGATCATCGCAATTGAGATTGATGATGACATCATGGAAAGGATGGATTAG